One Panicum virgatum strain AP13 chromosome 9K, P.virgatum_v5, whole genome shotgun sequence genomic region harbors:
- the LOC120649670 gene encoding uncharacterized protein LOC120649670 encodes MATCRKMARVDVADLKQRLVKRLGRQQAGKYFAHLSRLLNLKLTKVEFDRLCYATIGKENIALHNALIRGIISNALSGVPPPSRQAVTGQSGTTTAPSGQCVGVALPVVGNVGAVVDSGDGELARERGAPVGKVVSVEDGEEVEQVRSAPCVQSRGPITAPLGISVAGSSGLRIWRRMDDPKASCYDSGYLLDTATLCEGLQRRLHSDGMGVTVQGADALNRGLDEFLRRLIKPCMDLSRVRASSRRIGKVNEKFAGRMNGLQQQNLGQCTTLQDVAVAVQADPRSLGPNWPTQIEKIQTMSFGGE; translated from the coding sequence ATGGCGACCTGCCGCAAGATGGCGCGCGTCGACGTCGCCGATCTCAAGCAGCGCCTGGTGAAGCGCCTGGGCCGGCAGCAGGCCGGCAAGTACTTCGCGCACCTCTCCAGGCTGCTGAATCTGAAGCTCACCAAGGTGGAGTTCGACAGGCTGTGCTACGCCACCATCGGCAAGGAGAACATCGCGCTGCACAACGCGCTCATCCGGGGGATCATCAGCAATGCGCTGTCGggggtgccgccgccgagccggcaGGCCGTCACGGGGCAGTCGGGGACGACCACCGCCCCGAGCGGGCAGTGCGTCGGCGTCGCGCTGCCGGTGGTGGGGAATGTGGGGGCTGTCGTGGATTCGGGTGACGGTGAGCTGGCGAGGGAGCGGGGGGCGCCGGTAGGGAAGGTGGTGTCCGTGGAGGAtggggaggaggtggagcagGTCAGGTCTGCTCCATGCGTTCAGAGTCGGGGCCCGATAACGGCTCCGTTGGGGATCTCAGTAGCAGGGAGCAGTGGTCTGAGGATCTGGAGGAGGATGGATGATCCAAAGGCGTCGTGCTATGATTCTGGCTATTTGCTGGATACGGCTACTTTGTGTGAGGGTTTGCAGAGGAGGTTGCACAGTGATGGCATGGGAGTGACGGTGCAGGGTGCTGATGCTTTGAATCGTGGATTAGACGAGTTCTTGCGAAGGTTGATTAAACCATGCATGGATTTGTCGAGGGTGAGAGCCAGCAGTAGAAGAATTGGTAAGGTCAATGAGAAGTTTGCTGGTAGAATGAATGGCTTGCAACAACAAAATCTGGGTCAGTGTACAACCTTGCAAGATGTTGCAGTTGCTGTTCAAGCTGATCCACGCTCGCTTGGTCCAAACTGGCCCACACAAATCGAGAAGATACAGACAATGTCATTTGGAGGAGAATGA